The Anopheles gambiae chromosome 2, idAnoGambNW_F1_1, whole genome shotgun sequence genomic sequence GAGCTGGACGGCGAAGCAAAGCGGCGGAAAGAGGAAAAGCTTAACCACGTAAGTAGCTGTCGTCGCGTGCCGGGAGAGGTTGTTAGGATCGAGCATATATGCGTGTCGTCCCCCGTTTTCCCCGCAGCATCATAGCTCAGTCAGAAGAGAGGAGGAGGGTGTGCTTAGAGCGTGTGTTTCGTCTGTGTCTGCTTTTaagattcgtttttttttctttttttttgtgcgcttAATGCGTACAATGCGTTTCGTTGTGTGGCGCTCGTATGGTTGCAAGTATGATACaatcctcacacacacacacacgcacacaaagcaTTAATTATTTAACTCTTTAACCGTTTTCTTTGCAAATATATCAAGGCTGAACCATTTGCGCAGGTTCTATATGTTACAAAGATtgttgtaaaatgtaaaaaaaaaacattgcaaacatgTAGAAGCCTGTGAAAAGTCTACAAAATTACTCCCAAAATGTACACCCTATTTAAAGGAATACAAAATGAACTtaaattttgcaacaaaacagTAGACAGAATGATGTTAAAAAATGGTCGATCACCAACCTAAAATGATCGCGCCTGATGGTCACAAGCTTTTTATGCTACACCCCGTTTGATTGATTTCATGCTGTTATGTGGTCCTCGTCCTCGGTAGTAGTGTCCTGCCCAGTTTTCGTTGCTCACCTTGTGCCGTTTTCGTCCAACCGTACCCTCCCTCTCAATTCTCTCAGTTTGACCCGAGTATTGAACCGTTTGCCCTATATTGTTTTGCAGGAAAGTGATGGTGAGAAAAGTGATCAGGATTTAGTGGTGGACGTCGCGAACGAAACGGTaagggttgtgtgtgtgtgtgtgtgtgtgtgtgtgtgtgtgtgtgagcgtgtacgtgtgtgtacgtgtgtgtacgtgtaagGTTTGCGTTCGCTCGAATTAACGTGGCGCGCATTCTAGTTTGTATGACCGaaaagagagtaagagagagagagagacagagagcgagagcgagagcgagagcgagatgTTCAAGTCAAGAAACACACTCTCACCAGCGCAAAATTTAAACTCAGTAGCATTTGATTTGGTTGAAGTCAGATTAAGAATAAAGGATAAGTCCTGGTTGCTCATCATTCCTTTGTCACCATCACTACCGTGCCACCCCTCCCACCGTGCTGTGTCCTttattagtgtgtgtgtatgtgtgtgagtgctagTGCAAGCTGTTTAGCGTCTTTAGCTTTTTGATTTGTCGTATGTTTatcgtttgtttatttgtttgtttgtttgtttgtttttccccctgGCTCAACCATCTCGTTCATACGACTCCCCATGCTCTGCTGCATCGTCCTTTTagattgcatttttatttttattttagtttatttcgTACTTCATTCGTCTCCTTTCTGTCGTCATTTCTCATTTAGTTGTATGTGATTAGTCTTACCCTACACATGTGTTGCATCGTTACTAGTTACCTTCATCGACTGCAGTTTGTAATTAAACTCATACCATCGTTAGAAACACCTTCAGTATCTGTAGACAAAGTAATCCAATACAAACCAATTCCAGTccaccaatacacacacatacatacacaccacaTTCCTGTTTCCTGTTGTCGTCGTTTGCGTTCGTTCTGCCTGTCCCCTCCCCGGTAGAAGCTGTTGTGTTTCTAGTTGTGTTTACATTGTATCATTGTGTAGGGTGTACCTTCCTCCCAGTTTGTGTATtcgttgccattttttgtgtggttcCCAGCAAAACGAGTGTTATGCTAGAAGTAAATGCTTATTTTCGCTAAGCGAagagcttttgtgtgtgtgtgtttccccgCTGGTTCCAATTCTCGAACGTTTGTTCCTCTCCTGCAGGGTTCACCGTCACCCCGGCCGAACGGCGACCATCAGTCGGATCGTGGCGATCGGGACAGTATCGGGCTGAATGGCAGCGATAAGGCAGGCTCGAGCAGTTTGAAGGGTGCCAACGATCGACCCCCGTCCCGCTCTGGCTCGAGCTCGTCCCGATCAACGCCCAGCCTCAAAACGAAGGATGTAAgcaacaagcgacgaaccccgctTTCTCTCTGACGATCCGCGCTCTTAtcgtgtttcgtttcgttctccCTTACCCTCCCCTTGTAGCTCGATAAACCAGGAACTCCCGGCGCGAAGGCCCGCGTCCCCACGCCCAACTCGTCCACACCCGGCGGTGTCCCGAAAGCCGTAGTACCTTCGCCAGCCGCCGGCTATCCTCCCTCGCCATATCAGCGACCGTCGGACCCGTACGCCAGACCGCCGCCCGACCCGTACGGTCGGCCTCCGATGCCTTTCGATCCTCACGGTCACGTCCGCACCAACGGTATCGCGCTGCCCGTGTCGAGCGGTAAACCGTGAGTATTGTCACTTCCCCAGCGCCCGCTGGAATGCCACTTTTCACTGAGCACCGTCTAACTGGTCTCCTTTTCTCCTCCCTACTCTAGTGCCTACTCCTACCATATGAACGGGGAAGGTGCCCCGCAGCCCGTCCCGTTCCCGGCCGACGCCCTTACCGGGCCCGGCATTCCGCGACACGCCCGCCAAATCAACACCCTCTCGCACGGGGAGGTCGTGTGTGCGGTCACCATCTCGAACCCGACCAAGTACGTCTACACCGGCGGCAAGGGTTGCGTGAAGGTGTGGGACATATCGCAGCCGGGCAACAAGAGCCCCGTCAGCCAGCTGGACTGTCTGGTAAGTGGATTCGCTTTCGGCGTTGCGCCGGCAAATTTCGCGCCAGCAGACCCGCCCCTTTAATGGCCGGTTGGTTATAATTCGCAGCAGCGAGACAACTATATCCGCTCCGTGAAGCTGCTCCCGGACGGCCGAACGCTGATCGTCGGGGGCGAAGCGTCGAACCTGTCGATCTGGGACCTGGCCAGCCCGACGCCCCGGATAAAGGCGGAGCTGACGTCGGCGGCACCTGCCTGCTACGCGCTCGCCATCAGTCCCGACTCGAAGGTGTGCTTTTCGTGCTGCAGCGACGGCAACATTGCCGTGTGGGATCTGCACAACCAGACGCTGGTGCGCCAGTTCCAGGGCCACACGGACGGTGCGTCCTGCATCGACATCAGCCCGGACGGGTCGCGCCTGTGGACCGGCGGGCTGGACAACACGGTCCGCTCGTGGGATCTGCGGGAAGGTcgccagctgcagcagcatgaCTTTAGCTCACAAATCTTCTCCCTCGGCTACTGTCCAACGGGTAAGTTTTGGTGTGCAGTGTGCCGCTCCAGTGGGTTCAGTCTCAACACACGTCTCTTTTCCATCTAAACACAGGCGAGTGGTTAGCTGTCGGAATGGAGAACTCGCACGTGGAGGTACTGCACGCCACGAAGCAGGACAAGTATCAGCTGCATCTGCACGAGAGCTGCGTGCTGTCGTTGCGGTTCGCCGCCTGTGGCAAATGGTTCGTCTCGACCGGAAAGGACAATCTGCTGAACGCATGGCGTACGCCTTACGGTGCCAGCATTTTCCAGGTACGTTTTCAGCGCCAACTCCTCCTTCAACCGTTGCTATGGTATCGATTCTAATTGAACGATTTCTCCCTCTGCTGTCTTCCAAACAGTCAAAGGAAACCTCGTCAGTACTAAGTTGTGATATTTCGACCGATGACAAGTACATTGTCACTGGCTCCGGTGATAAGAAAGCAACCGTGTACGAGGTGATCTACTAAAAGGCCCCTACCACCCGTTTGTTGAGGAATTATCTGTgtgtgatttgtgtgtgtgtattttgcgACAGTGTATAGAACATCCAGCCGGCTAAAAAGGAACTCGCCTCGTACTGTGGTGCGTCCTAGAGATTGATCCATTCTGTGCCGCTTCTGTCGCAGATTCATGATAATAATGGTGAAACACACCGGGGCACTACGAATCAACTACCACACACGGGCAACACATCAAGTGACTTAAATGTGACGGAAGAACAACGGCCGTTCGTGGTGAATCGGGGGAGGAGAGAGCGCCCAAGCCCAAATGCGACGTAGAGGAATGCATAACGTCAATTGCACATGTGAGCGCGTATGCATTCAAGCTGCTACTATGTACAAAGGAAAGGATAGCAGACACACAGCATcaaacacccacccacccaccacatgacacacacacacacaaataaaaggCAAAAAGGCGCCCTTCGAAAGCGGTGGCTACATATAAGTGTCGCATTCGCTCTATCTCagttaattatttgttttttagaTTTCTAATCATGTAATAATATGTGAATTGTATGCTGCATgtatgcgcgcgtgtgtgtgtgtgtgtgttcgggcgtgggaatgtgtgtgtgtatatgagAAGGAGGCGAAGTGAGACAGAAGTGCGAGAGAAAAAGCGGTAGCTTTTAAGctaagaagaagcagaatcaCAAAGTAAATAGTAAGTAACTTAAGCGTGTCTAAGTGCGGTAGGTAGCAAAGGTAAAACTGAAAACAGAAGGCAGAAGAAGTTAGTAATCGGCAACACTGAACAACCAACAGCAAGAAGTCACAGTGAAGAACTTGACGTgcattatgtaaaaaaaaaacaaacaatctgaaggaagcacattaaaaaaaaacaggataaTCCCATATGAAATGAGATGTAAAAGCGCATCGTCTAGTTgttgaaacaaacagtttGAATTTGAAAGGATGAAAGGAAAGGCAAAAAGAGTAGAAGAAGAgcaacaagaaagaaaaaaacacatataaaaatgaatatgacaaaacaacaaaacagaagaaataaaaacggaaaccaccaCCTCTTCCCCATCTTAATAGAGAAATGAACCAAATCGTATCCCCAACCAGTGTCAAACAAAACTCGAGTGAAAGAAtgcgttgtgtgtgtatgtgtgcatgaaagcagacagaagaagaagaaagaagggggTAAAagatcaacaaaacaaaagaaaatgtaaaaattaatCCTCCTTCCAGGGGCGGAGGGAGGGCCAGCCGGGAAGAAAGACCGGCCAGCAAATTGTGTATagcgggaggagggggggggggcgcgaGGAAAAGTGTGATCGTTTGCATATAGTAGGCGAAACAACAAATCCAGTTGCTTAGTAGCGAGGAAGCATACATTTGCACATAATAATTAACATTCTAATCCCTCTCATAGCTCTGTGTACAGTATTTTGAGCCCTTTCGAGCGCATTCTTAGCGGTTTCAGCCGGACCGGGACGGAACGGTGAGCGGCaatggcgcgtgtgtgtgtgtgtgtggtacgaGTTCGTACATTCGCTCACCACACTCCGTGTATTGTGCACACATGGACATCCCAACATCCCACTCCCCAAAATCACCACCTCCCTCCCACCCAACGCCGCTGGCCTGTTGCAGAGCAAACCGTGTGAAAAACGTTGCAACGGTTTAGGTAAATTGGTTTAGAAAGACGCAGCATTCTAGGCAACAAAGCAGAAGGAAACATTCGCGATGCtgctgaagaagaagaagaaaaaaagaaacagattgTATGATCGCTTAATTGTTTATGTTAGTTGTGTTTAACTACGGAACAACAGAAAGAGACACTGacaggaaagagagaaaggaaaggaCACAAAATTcgtttaaattttcaaacacTGCTGCATTGAATGGTTGAATTGATATATACTTATTTTTGATTCAAAAAGCATTTTGATCGACATGTACCGATAATgggacgagagagagagaaagagtcaAAAATGGCTAATCTAAACAGTTTAAAACACAAGGATGATTCTATTGAGAGCATCAAAGAAAGTTTGGAAACTTAATTTATTGCCTGTCTGTGTCGTTTCGCATAAACGGCCAGCATGGCCAACAccgtttccgtttcgtttgGTGTCCCTCTTGTGGACACTATCAACACGGAAATATAGTTCTAAATGTTTGCTCTAACAGGCCGAAATCTCATTTGACTCAAAGTAAATGCAAACAAGCTTAAGTACACACCATCTAAAACCATCTCACCTGTCTGAAACGAGCGAAAGGTGGGGATAAGAGGCATGACATTCGATGAAAACAGCATTTATTGTTTGATTGATGAACCCTAAATGTGTTGCTTCAAGTGTGTTCTGCCATTCACTCTCCATCCAAGGCACGAGCCAATTTACTGGACGAGTGAGGAGGTGGCGGACACTAAAGCGTGTTAAATTAGGGCAGCGAAAGATGTAGAAATGAAGCGCACTGTGAAGGCAGAACGAACGTTGAAGGCAGCAGTAGGAGCGCGGGGATAGGGGGTGAGAAAATGGAGAAacataatgaatatttttagAAATGGAAAACCGAAAAACTATTAATCATTGATGCGTCGTACATCTGTTGTGTGAATTTGAAAGAAATGAGAAAATGGAATTTGCCAAATTCTTCGTGCGAAGCAAATGTGGGTAAGTAAATCAATACTGTGTCTTGACACGGTTAAACTCGAAATGGTCAACGATGTCCGGAAATGGTCAACAAAGTATTTTGTTGGACCTACATGTGGTTGAacatctttctctctgtcttccAACATGATGATTCAGATTACATTATGACCTTTGAACACctcatctttctctctctcacgatagagcacgtcgatgtgacatggcccggtcaacaatcattctccaggatgctcagTCTACGACTGAAACCTCTTATTCatgtagacacccgatctccgtcaggtctcgcttcacctggtccaaccatcgagttcgctgtgctcgcctgcgccttatgccgaactgggggtcgctgtcgaacaccttcttggtggggcatgagtccggcatcctcatgacttgccccagccatcgtatcctgctgccagccttcgccaccgtcaggatgcttgattcgccgtacagctcagcaagctcgtggttcatttcgtaacgaccgtcccgagATAGCAGAACTTCTATACTACCTCGACTCAACTTATACTCAACTtatacactgcttcccagttGATCTGAGTCTCCGGCAAGCAGattcttcgtcttcgtcgggtgtacgcctcacacaccttcgctgatgtcctgccgatgatgtcgatgtcatctgcgaagccaagaaattggagagaacagtagaggatcgtgccacggatgtcgttgtctagctCCGCGCTTcaaatgacaccttccagggcgatgttgaagagcaCACAGAAGAGTCCgtcaccttgcctcagacccctatgagattcgaacgattccgacgtcgctactctcaccttgcacttCATGGTGGCCTCTAATAGTcggatcaacttcccagggaagtggtaccgctgcatgatgctacatagctcattccggtctatggtgtcgtaagccgccttgaagtcgatgaacaggcGGTGTGTAGGGATCTGGCGCtctggaggatctgccgtagagtgaaattttggtcggtggtggatttgcctccaacaaacccaGTTTGGTAGCTGCCAACGAAATTTGTAGTAAGGGGCGCAAGTCTGAAGAATGCAGGACAGGGATAggacaggatcttgtaggcgGCACTCAAGACTGTTGTTATTCAGGACTGTGATGGCTTGAAAGATCGAGCAATCCAGCCTGTTGCCCTTTTTGTAGACAGGGTGAATAATACCCAGCTTCCACTCCTCCGGTAGTTCCTCCTGCTCTCAGACTTTCACGATCAGCTGATGCATTTCGACGGTAAGCCTCTCCGGCCCAATCTTGAAGAGCTCGGCCGCCAATCCATCGCTGCCGGCAGACTTATTGCTCTTAAGCTGCTTGATGGCGCTGGCAATTTCATCCAGAGATGGTGGGGGCACCTCGTCGTCTGTGCCGATGCTGTCGCTGTTGTaactgctgtgctgctgctgtggtggttGCCTTGTTCTGCCACTTGCGCCAGCCTCTCCTGCCTCTGCTCAGTTTAGATGTCCTTCGTAGTAGCATTTCCACCTTTCGATCATCTCCCGCTCGTCCGTCAGGAGATTTCTTTCCGCATCCCGGCACATTGCGGTTTTAGGACGTGCCTCGTACAATCTCCTGTAGAACAAGCGGGTGTCCCCCAACTGTACTTGCTGCTCCAGCAGCTGTTCGTCTGACTCTTCAAAACGGCACCGTTTGGCCTAGAAGAGCAGGGTTTGCTGTTTCCTCAGTCGTCTGTAGTTCTCCTCATTCTGACGAGTTTCATGCCGTAGCATGCGGACGCGCGCTGCGTTGTTCTCGTCTGCACTCTTCGCCGAACaattcctttttctctctggTGGTTGAACATAACGAGCTTGAAACAATGTTCCGTTATACTTCCAATTCCGGACATTCATGAAGTTTTATTTAACTTCTTTATATATTGACCCTGGCGATTACACTTTAAATTTTTAGATGATCGTCATGATGTACTAGAATCAATTAATACGTGTCTGACCCCTAGTAGGCCCTGATGACacagtaaataaatatgttcTGTCGGTCAGTTCACCACCAGAGGCATTCTTagcagttttgcttcaaaccGATGCCAGTGTTACTTCTTCGATAATTCCTACTAATCGTTTTGAAGTGCATAGAAATAAATCAGAATATATTGCACAAACGGTTATAAACGTGAAAATAGCAGtgtataaaacataaattgtgCTCTGAATTTCATCCAAACTCAATATTCAATTCTGTCCGGAATTCGAAGTAAgatttattatcattttttttaaattccgaACAGCCGAAGTAAATTGTGATAAATTTCATAcaaatatgtgtttaaacaGTGACAATGACAAGAATACAACGATATGTGAAGATAAATGTGACAAATGCCTAAATGGACGTACGGGAAAGTTCATCAATTCGCATAAAAGTTCTTCggttctatttttttatagagaATTGGAGCCAATTGGCCCTCATTCGCCTCTTATTCGGTTCTATGCTTCTACGACCACAAGAGAAAAGCAGCACCCAAACCCCGTTGTTTTTTAGACCGTCGTTCTGTAGGTCTAGGTGACTCCTACACTCAGAATTGGGTATTTAGAACATACAATaagttaaaaactaaaaaagtgTTAATTTGACGAGAATAGACGAAATTTTGAGGCTGTTCGGAATTCGAATCAAACCgtccgtaatttgaaacatgaaCTCAAAACTGTCCGGAGTATGAATCAATTTTTGCAATTATTCTTGTAacatttttggaaattttaatttttttctcaaatgtAGCAGGATTGCTTTAGTAAAATGAGTTAAATAGAAGTTTGGCCGataataattgaattattaaGAAAATATTACTTGCCAAAAATGGCCTAAGTGTAGTGTCCTTAAGAGTGATGGgtaaaattggcaaaaatccggagtcggctccgatccgactccgataaattcggaatcgactccggaaggtaggtccacgctacaatatccggagtcgttcggagtcgtttgaaatggcccagagtcgtccggaatcgctcggagtcgcccggagtcgtccggagacgtccggagtcgttcagagtcgcccggagtcgcctggagtcgttcggagtcgttcggagtcgtccgcagtcgcccggagtcggagtcgtccggagacgtctggagtcgcccggagttgttggaagtcggagtcgtccggagtcgttcagaaccacccggagttggagtcgttcgaaatcgtctggagtcatccagaatcGGTAGCAGatagagtcatccggaatcatCTGGAGTCGGCTGAGGACGGCTTCTAAAggaagtgcacgcgcaaagtaagagacaaaaaaacacaacgaaagaaaatgtctgatcacaagcacattgaACCACACGACTCATGTTGACTCCGACCAACTccgattccaaacgactccggacgactccggacgactccgaacgcctccagacgactctggacgactccgacaccggacaactccggacgactccggacgactccgaaagactccggacgactccgactccggacgactccgactccggacgactccggacgactccggacgactccggacgactccggacgactccggacgactctggacgactccggacgactccgaacgactccggacgactccgaacgactccggacgactccggacgactccggacaattccggacgattccggacgactccggacgattccgaacgccTCCAgacgactacggacgactccgggcgactccgactccggacgactccggacgactccggacgactccggacgactccggacgactccggacgactctggacgactccggacgactccgaacgactccaactccggacgactccggacgactccgaacgactccggacgactccggacgactccggacaattccggacgattccggacgactccggacgattccgaacgccTCCAgacgactacggacgactccgggcgactccgactccggacgactccggacgactccggacgactccggacgactctggacgactccggacgactccgaacgactacaactccggacgactccgaacgactccggacgactccagacgattccggacgactccggacgacaccggacgactccggacgactccgaaagactccgaacgactccggacgactccgtctccggacgactccaaacgactccgaacgactccgggccactccggacgactccggacgacgactgaacgactccaaacgaatccaaacgactccggacgtctcctgacgactccggacgtctACGGACGACTCCCCGGACgtctccggacaactccggacgactctggacgactccgaacgactccggacgactccgttcggactccgggcgactccgttcggactccgggcgactccgttcggactccgggcgactccggacgactccgactccgggcgactctggacgactccgaatgactccgactccggacgactccgaacgactccgaacgacttcgaacgactccggacgactgcgggcgactccgaacgactccgaacgactccgaacgactctagacgactccggacgactctggacgactctggatgactccagacgactccggacgactccgactccgaacgactccggacgactctggacgactccggacaactcaagacgactccggacgactccggacgactccggacgactctgaacgaatccaaacgactccagacgtctccggacgactccggacgactccggacggctccggacgactccggacgactccgggcgactccggacgactctggacggctccgtacgactccggacgcCTCCGTTTggactctgggcgactctggaagactccgggcgactccgggcgactccgaacgactccggacgactccgaacgactccaaacgactccgaacaactccgaacaactccgggcgactccgggcgactccggacgactccaaatgactccggacgactcaagacgactccaaacgacaccgactccggacgactccggacgactctggacgactctggatgactccagacgactccggacgactc encodes the following:
- the LOC1274122 gene encoding protein groucho isoform X9 encodes the protein MYPAPTRHPSASVSSSKYIPSYLGGPPPQGRQFTIAETLERIKEEFNFLQAQYHSLKLECDKLASEKTEMQRHYVMYYEMSYGLNVEMHKQTEIAKRLNALIGQLLPFLATEHQQQIASAVERAKQVTMPELNAIIGIHAQQIPGGPPQPIPGLGALAGPLTAFGGPMGLPHGAPQSMLKAPPDLHREDLKVPLGGPSAEERMRNSVSPADREKYRPRSPLELDGEAKRRKEEKLNHESDGEKSDQDLVVDVANETGSPSPRPNGDHQSDRGDRDSIGLNGSDKAGSSSLKGANDRPPSRSGSSSSRSTPSLKTKDLDKPGTPGAKARVPTPNSSTPGGVPKAVVPSPAAGYPPSPYQRPSDPYARPPPDPYGRPPMPFDPHGHVRTNGIALPVSSGKPAYSYHMNGEGAPQPVPFPADALTGPGIPRHARQINTLSHGEVVCAVTISNPTKYVYTGGKGCVKVWDISQPGNKSPVSQLDCLQRDNYIRSVKLLPDGRTLIVGGEASNLSIWDLASPTPRIKAELTSAAPACYALAISPDSKVCFSCCSDGNIAVWDLHNQTLVRQFQGHTDGASCIDISPDGSRLWTGGLDNTVRSWDLREGRQLQQHDFSSQIFSLGYCPTGEWLAVGMENSHVEVLHATKQDKYQLHLHESCVLSLRFAACGKWFVSTGKDNLLNAWRTPYGASIFQSKETSSVLSCDISTDDKYIVTGSGDKKATVYEVIY
- the LOC1274122 gene encoding protein groucho isoform X7 codes for the protein MYPAPTRHPSASVSSSKYIPSYLGGPPPQGRQFTIAETLERIKEEFNFLQAQYHSLKLECDKLASEKTEMQRHYVMYYEMSYGLNVEMHKQTEIAKRLNALIGQLLPFLATEHQQQIASAVERAKQVTMPELNAIIGQIHAQQIPGGPPQPIPGLGALAGPLTAFGGPMGLPHGAPQSMLKAPPDLHREDLKVPLGGPSAEERMRNSVSPADREKYRPRSPLELDGEAKRRKEEKLNHESDGEKSDQDLVVDVANETGSPSPRPNGDHQSDRGDRDSIGLNGSDKAGSSSLKGANDRPPSRSGSSSSRSTPSLKTKDLDKPGTPGAKARVPTPNSSTPGGVPKAVVPSPAAGYPPSPYQRPSDPYARPPPDPYGRPPMPFDPHGHVRTNGIALPVSSGKPAYSYHMNGEGAPQPVPFPADALTGPGIPRHARQINTLSHGEVVCAVTISNPTKYVYTGGKGCVKVWDISQPGNKSPVSQLDCLQRDNYIRSVKLLPDGRTLIVGGEASNLSIWDLASPTPRIKAELTSAAPACYALAISPDSKVCFSCCSDGNIAVWDLHNQTLVRQFQGHTDGASCIDISPDGSRLWTGGLDNTVRSWDLREGRQLQQHDFSSQIFSLGYCPTGEWLAVGMENSHVEVLHATKQDKYQLHLHESCVLSLRFAACGKWFVSTGKDNLLNAWRTPYGASIFQSKETSSVLSCDISTDDKYIVTGSGDKKATVYEVIY
- the LOC1274122 gene encoding protein groucho isoform X2; the protein is MYPAPTRHPSASVSSSKYIPSYLGGPPPQGRQFTIAETLERIKEEFNFLQAQYHSLKLECDKLASEKTEMQRHYVMYYEMSYGLNVEMHKQTEIAKRLNALIGQLLPFLATEHQQQIASAVERAKQVTMPELNAIIGQHQQQGIQQLLQQIHAQQIPGGPPQPIPGLGALAGPLTAFGGPMGLPHGAPQSMLKAPPDLHREDLKVPLGGPSAEERMRNSVSPADREKYRPRSPLELDGEAKRRKEEKLNHESDGEKSDQDLVVDVANETGSPSPRPNGDHQSDRGDRDSIGLNGSDKAGSSSLKGANDRPPSRSGSSSSRSTPSLKTKDLDKPGTPGAKARVPTPNSSTPGGVPKAVVPSPAAGYPPSPYQRPSDPYARPPPDPYGRPPMPFDPHGHVRTNGIALPVSSGKPAYSYHMNGEGAPQPVPFPADALTGPGIPRHARQINTLSHGEVVCAVTISNPTKYVYTGGKGCVKVWDISQPGNKSPVSQLDCLRDNYIRSVKLLPDGRTLIVGGEASNLSIWDLASPTPRIKAELTSAAPACYALAISPDSKVCFSCCSDGNIAVWDLHNQTLVRQFQGHTDGASCIDISPDGSRLWTGGLDNTVRSWDLREGRQLQQHDFSSQIFSLGYCPTGEWLAVGMENSHVEVLHATKQDKYQLHLHESCVLSLRFAACGKWFVSTGKDNLLNAWRTPYGASIFQSKETSSVLSCDISTDDKYIVTGSGDKKATVYEVIY
- the LOC1274122 gene encoding protein groucho isoform X3, translated to MYPAPTRHPSASVSSSKYIPSYLGGPPPQGRQFTIAETLERIKEEFNFLQAQYHSLKLECDKLASEKTEMQRHYVMYYEMSYGLNVEMHKQTEIAKRLNALIGQLLPFLATEHQQQIASAVERAKQVTMPELNAIIGQHQQQGIQQLLQIHAQQIPGGPPQPIPGLGALAGPLTAFGGPMGLPHGAPQSMLKAPPDLHREDLKVPLGGPSAEERMRNSVSPADREKYRPRSPLELDGEAKRRKEEKLNHESDGEKSDQDLVVDVANETGSPSPRPNGDHQSDRGDRDSIGLNGSDKAGSSSLKGANDRPPSRSGSSSSRSTPSLKTKDLDKPGTPGAKARVPTPNSSTPGGVPKAVVPSPAAGYPPSPYQRPSDPYARPPPDPYGRPPMPFDPHGHVRTNGIALPVSSGKPAYSYHMNGEGAPQPVPFPADALTGPGIPRHARQINTLSHGEVVCAVTISNPTKYVYTGGKGCVKVWDISQPGNKSPVSQLDCLQRDNYIRSVKLLPDGRTLIVGGEASNLSIWDLASPTPRIKAELTSAAPACYALAISPDSKVCFSCCSDGNIAVWDLHNQTLVRQFQGHTDGASCIDISPDGSRLWTGGLDNTVRSWDLREGRQLQQHDFSSQIFSLGYCPTGEWLAVGMENSHVEVLHATKQDKYQLHLHESCVLSLRFAACGKWFVSTGKDNLLNAWRTPYGASIFQSKETSSVLSCDISTDDKYIVTGSGDKKATVYEVIY
- the LOC1274122 gene encoding protein groucho isoform X5, which gives rise to MYPAPTRHPSASVSSSKYIPSYLGGPPPQGRQFTIAETLERIKEEFNFLQAQYHSLKLECDKLASEKTEMQRHYVMYYEMSYGLNVEMHKQTEIAKRLNALIGQLLPFLATEHQQQIASAVERAKQVTMPELNAIIGQQIHAQQIPGGPPQPIPGLGALAGPLTAFGGPMGLPHGAPQSMLKAPPDLHREDLKVPLGGPSAEERMRNSVSPADREKYRPRSPLELDGEAKRRKEEKLNHESDGEKSDQDLVVDVANETGSPSPRPNGDHQSDRGDRDSIGLNGSDKAGSSSLKGANDRPPSRSGSSSSRSTPSLKTKDLDKPGTPGAKARVPTPNSSTPGGVPKAVVPSPAAGYPPSPYQRPSDPYARPPPDPYGRPPMPFDPHGHVRTNGIALPVSSGKPAYSYHMNGEGAPQPVPFPADALTGPGIPRHARQINTLSHGEVVCAVTISNPTKYVYTGGKGCVKVWDISQPGNKSPVSQLDCLQRDNYIRSVKLLPDGRTLIVGGEASNLSIWDLASPTPRIKAELTSAAPACYALAISPDSKVCFSCCSDGNIAVWDLHNQTLVRQFQGHTDGASCIDISPDGSRLWTGGLDNTVRSWDLREGRQLQQHDFSSQIFSLGYCPTGEWLAVGMENSHVEVLHATKQDKYQLHLHESCVLSLRFAACGKWFVSTGKDNLLNAWRTPYGASIFQSKETSSVLSCDISTDDKYIVTGSGDKKATVYEVIY